From the Nerophis ophidion isolate RoL-2023_Sa linkage group LG18, RoL_Noph_v1.0, whole genome shotgun sequence genome, one window contains:
- the LOC133536799 gene encoding C2 domain-containing protein 3-like isoform X3, with translation MNSQRLRSVKVGDYKKKVPSDVSPSTSLPPLVEGQLSCFLRVTVSQLIWTTPNPPLATFVRLRWWGESSNGTSFNPRDASLSLQKNIRTTARFPVHLSTKQFVSYLADMGSLTLEVLNKQDHLLIAQAQVTEIARLCQLHTISGFYTLLSPTSQKLGELEVSLSLEPLVEVHESISSAPTADFSTEALQVSSLATTSVEPADLKASSEKKSELCSKGTTARKKEHMISQTTQVDKDERVENVKLVEKRGMAVIPSSPKPCAQPSNDILSVILERGSKLRDAMVVSALKFDTGPASVLTDFQLPLQRDNTQPPSMPSPSTMFLENILPGKSALKHVNDVVAGGIRPGEMDHIAVDLLLGRLKTPPPPLSGVEALYPESLSTHSSVCGDSELSDPQYDQSLLEHLFYKTPMSDSRLDDAEVDVQKQKNSSSRTKNQLRQLECRMSDNPEQMMFLSLIRQANVSIDSMSVPTESATLPARKYMSKGKAPLLQRNKKCTYFVKYTLPKTSLSSRRGRNITGEGESTRVVSSKVTEGVVTFHQRSVFPVRFSKTAIEKWWAMDLLFKIYSRRIDQKKAVPVGQATYPLRRLLRSKQLSQSLALPVHGIEDNSETKELGLLRVLLELSTNSRESPETLPHIICSPQRESSRVSICAEDLSVNSLEDFTENVPIQQKGFKVASPHLNPHTASPRRSQQQMEEDPEVLLHMLLMVPDGKNFNCGPMQAVNVYFNCKLFWCDEMARSVVSWGRVNPSFNFAQVTPVALTAKLLERMKDNVMVIEVWQKTGSSSEEKLLGLVKLPLHQFYMSFRDSKIAQLLLRAQYPVLGVDCYLPVMDVFSSTCNGHLRVTLAMGRFEQVLALQRTREDEIQSLGCPVRPVHLLDHQPHPPAKVTPAQARAMKEHVFMIKVEKVSGLTPLQSTVWGEADCYVQYSFPCQEGAEIDAALDEHYTNLRPFRTTTTLCVPDPAFGHTETHVLLAPEGVPVQKLLLSSLSIQGLSSGGGVHFEVWCRYYYPNVRDQLVAKGILPLSKLCAIVTMQGQHGDEAQMFSLPLLPRADNNLMHQPQPSGLLDVCIRYKCRPVRADVQTGRGAASNVVTLVVQVHRGSGLQAAARVISQHDERYSYFAVVGVNSYVTVQLSFLPEEEQRCTRLTARTFCPEYNYHTEVCCDMLVHKSGGETFSLAEQLAEAVAIFTVWNRDNRKGNTFNPPNVILGTVKIPLLDLLRKTTGISGWFGVYTPLESTQTQHTLVGGLEISVAFSHHSERERVIKAALDLGWEPLQIQNDNEWLNEQGDWEHHTRKISLTFSIPRVWIPVHCLLLPGHEELQRSTYCYFRYKFYEQEAVCSQMKHPCVTEGSEATVTFQGSRTVELMSSQPLLWYLQEERLEVQVWVAFQKDKSQRPRDTDRLVGSAFIGLSSLAKTHQQKLSVSGVYPLFRRSAMDLQGAALRVHISLSVGRAPTVEDNQADSDSQEEILLVATEPAHRTPPPSPPKISNLESPINSSETTAHVAIPQPSKISEEDSFLVEIAVDRAMHINLKDCPKSGSSEGASFLCVSYITADSAEPVSTAVVANTNRATWNHQHKCRLYKQLLIDPEQSLVFKVWHKDNRGEVEQVIGFASVHLSPLLSGFQSVCGWYNLMDFNGQCNGQLKVSITPLKWVQNLRGQRKASSDKAGQNSSDLSQAAPCSYQTSATYNSFPSHISQYPEQHISSPDHLGRLFLKIESDRHQEHMQKVRLHHQSLQEQTETHLVCSSSNSGDINLPSSVVFSTLRKNLSELDKINQYFFSKMGKRDFSPTRERDCLHEKDTHKENELHLPSQQVHNGQFRLPTSTVLHSNSTSSPTKDKTSGIDLEIISSPRDPCMFSQESTSCPTTSAGLLAQNVPEVEAEDTGSEACRSPCSSEDDEEDYEEFVVEPRHLNELTTLTDKTSPWNSIVSDSVSIASECPEAELSQDNEDKSQNKRQESIRKDAGEASQSHSSDSFDGLLEEASDTDSDQDVTLQTVNANMAGDAGSLPDEALQADNPRLQVLVPNFFLPPRQLETSLMGIRLAPSFANSSSDTDQCALPHRGPWLHPNMSPTSMNRETQRLSRIIAPTFEYDDDY, from the exons GTGTCCCTGAGTTTGGAGCCCCTGGTTGAGGTCCATGAGAGCATCAGCTCAGCGCCAACTGCAGATTTCAGCACTGAAGCACTTCAGGTCTCCTCGCTGGCCACTACGTCTGTGGAGCCTGCAGATCTTAAAGCGAGCAGTGAAAAAAAATCTGAGCTTTGCAGCAAAGGAACCACAGCAAG AAAGAAAGAGCACATGATTTCCCAAACCACCCAGGTGGATAAAGATGAGCGAGTAGAGAATGTGAAGCTGGTAGAGAAACGCGGAATGGCTGTGATTCCTTCCAGTCCGAAACCCTGTGCCCAACCGAGCAATGACATCCTCTCAG TTATTCTAGAACGTGGGAGCAAACTTAGGGACGCCATGGTGGTTTCAGCATTGAAATTTGACACTGGTCCTGCGTCGGTTCTGACTGACTTTCAACTCCCACTGCAGAGGGACAACACCCAACCACCCTCCAT GCCCTCTCCATCTACAATGTTCCTGGAAAATATCCTGCCTGGCAAGTCAGCTCTCAAGCACGTAAATGACGTTGTCGCAGGAGGTATCCGTCCTGGTGAGATGGATCACATAGCTGTGGATCTCCTCCTCGGCAG GTTGAAGACACCTCCTCCACCGCTCAGTGGGGTTGAAGCCCTTTACCCTGAATCTCTGTCCACTCATAGCAGTGTTTGCGGAGACAGCGAGCTCAGCGACCCACAATATGATCAGAGCTTGCTGGAGCATTTGTTTTATAAAACACCT ATGTCAGATTCAAGACTAGATGACGCAGAGGTGGACGTTCAAAAGCAGAAAAACAGTTCATCCAGGACCAAGAATCAGTTAAGACAGTTAGAGTGCAGGATGAGCGACAA TCCGGAGCAGATGATGTTTCTGAGCTTGATACGACAGGCCAATGTGAGCATCGACTCCATGAGCGTCCCAACAGAAAGCGCAACGCTCCCAGCAAGAAAGTACATGAGCAAAGGGAAAGCTCCTTTACTGCAACGTAATAAAAAGTG CACTTATTTTGTCAAGTATACGTTACCAAAGACTTCCTTATCCAGTCGACGTGGTCGAAATATTACAGGAGAGGGGGAGTCGACCAGAGTTGTTTCCAGCAAAGTCACAGAAGGAG TGGTGACGTTCCATCAGCGCTCCGTGTTTCCTGTGCGCTTCAGTAAAACCGCCATTGAAAAGTGGTGGGCAATGGATCTCCTTTTCAAAATTTACTCCAGAAGAATTGACCAAAAAAAG GCGGTTCCTGTCGGACAAGCCACATATCCACTGCGCCGTCTACTGCGGAGCAAGCAGCTCAGCCAATCTCTTGCTCTACCAGTGCACGGTATAGAGGACAACAGCGAAACAAAGGAACTAGGACTTCTCAGG GTGCTGTTAGAACTTTCTACCAACAGCAGAGAATCTCCTGAAACATTACCACACATTATTTGCAGTCCTCAAAGAGAGTCTTCGCGTGTCAGCATTTGCGCAGAGGACTTATCCGTCAACTCTTTAGAAGATTTCACAGAGAATGTCCCCATCCAGCAGAAAGGCTTCAAAGTAGCCTCTCCACATCTTAACCCCCACACAGCCTCTCCTCGTAGATCTCAGCAGCAGATGGAGGAAGACCCAGAGGTCTTATTGCATATGCTGCTCATGGTGCCAGACGGAAAGAACTTCAACTGTGGGCCCATGCAGGCTGTTAATGTCTACTTCAACTGTAAGCTCTTTTGGTGCGATGAGATGGCGAGGTCTGTGGTCAGCTGGGGGCGTGTAAACCCTTCCTTTAACTTTGCTCAG GTAACTCCTGTGGCTTTGACTGCAAAGCTACTGGAGAGGATGAAGGACAATGTGATGGTAATTGAAGTGTGGCAGAAAACCGGAAGCTCCAGTGAGGAGAAACTACTCGGTCTTGTCAAACTACCTCTCCACCAGTTCTACATGTCATTTAG GGACTCCAAGATTGCCCAACTTCTTCTACGGGCACAGTACCCTGTTTTAGGGGTGGACTGCTACCTCCCAGTCATGGATGTGTTCTCCAGCACTTGTAATGGACACCTCAGGGTCACTCTGGCTATGGGCCGTTTCGAGCAGGTACTCGCTCTGCAGCGCACCAGAGAAGACGAAATCCAGTCACTGGGCTGCCCCGTGAGACCGGTGCATCTGCTTGATCACCAGCCTCATCCACCAGCAAag GTGACTCCAGCGCAAGCACGAGCAATGAAAGAGCATGTGTTTATGATTAAGGTTGAGAAGGTCTCTGGGCTGACACCTCTCCAATCAACGGTGTGGGGTGAGGCTGACTGTTACGTCCAGTACAGTTTCCCTTGTCAGGAAGGTGCAGAAATCGACGCAGCCCTGGATGAGCATT ACACCAACCTGAGGCCCTTTCGTACCACCACCACTCTCTGTGTTCCTGACCCAGCATTTGGCCATACAGAGACACACGTGCTTTTGGCTCCTGAGGGCGTCCCAGTCCAAAAGCTGCTGCTCAGCTCTCTTTCAATACAAGGCCTGAGCAGCGGAGGGGGTGTCCATTTTGAAGTGTGGTGCAG ATACTATTACCCGAATGTCAGAGACCAGCTAGTGGCCAAAGGAATTCTCCCCCTGTCCAAGTTGTGTGCCATAGTCACAATGCAGGGACAGCATGGTGATGAGGCCCAGATGTTTTCTTTGCCTCTGCTACCGAGGGCAGACAACAACTTGATGCACCAGCCTCAGCCGTCTG GCTTGCTTGATGTGTGCATCCGGTACAAGTGCCGTCCCGTGAGAGCTGATGTGCAGACTGGCAGAGGAGCTGCCTCTAATGTGGTGACACTGGTGGTTCAAGTGCACAGAGGGTCCGGTTTGCAGGCAGCAGCCAG AGTTATATCCCAACACGACGAGAGGTACAGTTACTTTGCTGTCGTAGGAGTGAACTCCTACGTCACCGTCCAGTTGTCCTTCTTGCCCGAGGAAGAGCAAAGGTGCACCCGTTTGACTGCCAGGACCTTCTGCCCAGAGTATAACTACCACACAGAGGTTTGCTGCGACATGCTCGTACACAAGAGCGGCGGGGAGACCTTCAGTCTGGCGGAGCAGCTGGCAGAAGCTGTTGCCATCTTCACTGTTTGGAATAGAGACAACCGCAAAG GCAATACTTTCAACCCTCCAAATGTGATTTTGGGCACAGTGAAAATTCCGCTGCTTGATCTCCTCCGGAAAACAACAG GTATTTCAGGCTGGTTTGGGGTCTACACGCCCCTGGAATCCACACAAACTCAGCACACCCTGGTTGGCGGCCTTGAGATCTCAGTCGCCTTTTCCCACCACTCCGAGCGGGAACGGGTCATTAAGGCTGCTCTGGATTTGGGTTGGGAGCCACTTCAGATCCAGAATGACAATGAATGGCTTAACGAACAGGGAGACTGGGAACACCACACAAGGAAAATATCCCTGACCTTTTCCATACCCAGGGTTTGGATCCCTGTGCACTGCTTGCTCCTGCCGGGACATGAGGAGCTACAGCGATCCACATACTGCTACTTTCGCTACAAATTCTATGAGCAGGAGGCCGTCTGCTCGCAGATGAAACACCCGTGTGTGACTGAGGGCAGCGAGGCCACCGTGACCTTCCAAGGAAGTCGCACTGTTGAGCTAATGAGCTCCCAGCCTTTGTTGTGGTACCTTCAAGAGGAGCGGCTGGAGGTTCAGGTATGGGTTGCTTTCCAGAAAGACAAAAGCCAGCGGCCCCGTGACACTGACCGCCTGGTGGGCTCTGCTTTTATTGGTCTGTCCTCCCTTGCAAAGACACACCAGCAGAAGTTGTCTGTCAGCG GAGTGTATCCACTGTTCAGACGCTCGGCGATGGACCTGCAGGGTGCCGCTCTAAGGGTGCACATCAGCCTGTCGGTAGGCCGTGCGCCGACTGTAGAGGACAACCAAGCGGACTCTGATAGCCAGGAAGAGATCTTATTAGTGGCGACAGAGCCAGCACATCGTACTCCCCCACCTTCCCCTCCAAAAATATCCAATTTGGAAAGTCCGATCAACTCGAGTGAGACAACTGCACATGTCGCTATACCTCAGCCGTCCAAAATTAGTGAGGAAGATTCCTTCTTGGTGGAAATTGCAGTGGACAGGGCAATGCACATTAATCTGAAAG ATTGTCCGAAATCTGGGAGCAGTGAAGGGGCATCATTTCTCTGCGTCTCTTACATCACTGCTGACTCTGCAGAACCAGTGTCCACGGCTGTGGTGGCCAACACAAACCGTGCCACCTGGAACCATCAGCATAAATGCCG GCTTTACAAGCAGCTGCTAATTGATCCAGAGCAAAGCCTGGTGTTCAAAGTTTGGCATAAAGACAACAGAGGAG AAGTGGAGCAGGTGATTGGGTTTGCCTCTGTACACCTGTCCCCTTTGCTGTCTGGGTTCCAGTCAGTATGCGGCTGGTACAATCTCATGGATTTCAATGGTCAGTGTAATGGTCAGCTTAAAGTCTCCATCACACCACTGAAGTGGGTCCAAAACTTGCGTGGGCAGAGAAAAGCTTCCAGTGACAAAGCTGGCCAAAACTCAAGT GATTTATCCCAGGCTGCACCATGCAGCTACCAGACAAGTGCCACGTACAACAGCTTTCCTTCTCACATCAGCCAATACCCTGAGCAGCACATCTCATCGCCTGACCACTTGGGCAGACTATTTCTCAAAAT TGAGAGCGACCGTCACCAAGAGCACATGCAGAAAGTGCGTCTTCATCATCAGAGTCTTCAGGAACAAACTGAGACTCATTTGGTCTGTAGCAGCAGCAACAGTGGCGACATCAACCTTCCCAGCTCTGTGGTCTTTTCAACACTCAG GAAGAATCTGAGCGAGCTGGACAAAATCAACCAATATTTCTTCAGTAAGATGGGTAAACGTGATTTTTCGCCCACAAGGGAACGGGACTGTCTTCACGAGAAAGACACCCATAAGGAAAATGAGCTACATCTTCCATCCCAACAAGTCCACAACG GTCAATTCCGACTACCAACTTCCACCGTCCTCCACAGCAACTCAACATCTTCTCCCACCAAAGACAAGACCTCAGGCATTGATCTAGAGATCATCTCCAGTCCACGCGACCCTTGCATGTTTTCCCAGGAATCCACATCTTGTCCAACGACATCTGCAGGCCTCCTCGCGCAGAACGTGCCCGAGGTAGAAGCAGAAGACACGGGCAGTGAAGCATGTCGATCACCATGCAGTAGTGAGGATGACGAGGAAGATTACGAGGAATTTGTCGTGGAGCCGAGGCATTTGAACGAGTTGACAACTTTGACGGATAAGACCAGTCCTTGGAATAGCATCGTGTCAGACTCTGTTTCAATTGCCTCTGAGTGCCCAGAGGCTGAACTGAGTCAGGATAATGAAGATAAAAGTCAAAACAAAAGACAGGAATCCATCAGGAAAGACGCAGGAGAGGCGAGCCAAAGCCATTCCAGTGACAGTTTTGATGGTCTGTTAGAAGAGGCATCAGACACAGACAGCGACCAGGATGTTACGCTGCAAACTGTCAATGCCAACATGGCGGGTGATGCTGGGTCATTGCCCGATGAGGCTTTGCAGGCCGACAACCCCAGACTCCAAGT CTTGGTCCCCAACTTTTTCCTGCCCCCACGCCAGCTGGAAACCTCTCTAATGGGCATTCGCTTAGCGCCCTCATTCGCTAATTCGTCCAGCGACACG GACCAGTGCGCTCTACCTCACAGGGGGCCTTGGCTGCATCCCAACATGTCACCTACATCCATGAACAGAGAGACGCAGAGATTAAGTAGAATAATTGCTCCTACCTTCGAATACGATGATGATTATTAG